Proteins from a genomic interval of Channa argus isolate prfri chromosome 11, Channa argus male v1.0, whole genome shotgun sequence:
- the bin3 gene encoding bridging integrator 3 isoform X6, with protein MKKSTEADLAMSKAAVKISADLLSNPLCEQDQAFLESMTALDTAMRRMDSFNQEKVNQIQKTVIDPLKKYSGVFPSLNMAVKRREQALQDYKRLQAKVEKYEEKEKTGPIMVKLHQAKEELRPVREDFEVKNKQLLDEMPKFYHSRIDYFQPSFEALIRAQVVYFTEMYKIFSELTDQIDQAGLTDEQRERETEAKLSELRALSIVADD; from the exons CCATGTCCAAAGCAGCAGTGAAGATTTCTGCAGACCTGCTGAGTAACCCGCTGTGTGAGCAGGATCAGGCCTTCCTAGAGTCCATGACTGCTTTAGATACAGCCATGAGAAGAATGGACTCATTCAACCAGGAGAAG GTCAACCAAATCCAGAAAACTGTTATTGACCCTCTgaaaaa GTACAGTGGTGTCTTCCCCAGCCTCAACATGGCAGTGAAACGTCGGGAACAGGCACTGCAGGACTATAAACGGTTGCAGGCCAAAGTGGAGAAgtatgaagagaaagaaaaaactgggCCCATTATGGTCAAACTACACCAG GCCAAAGAGGAGCTCCGACCAGTCAGGGAGGACTTTGAGGTCAAGAACAAGCAGCTGCTTGACGAAATGCCCAAGTTCTACCACAGCCGCATCGACTACTTCCAGCCCAGCTTTGAGGCTCTCATCCGGGCACAG GTGGTGTATTTCACTGAAATGTACAAGATCTTCAGCGAGTTAACAGATCAGATCGACCAGGCAGGGCTGACTGATgaacagagggagagggagacagaggccAAGCTCAGCGAGTTGCGTGCTCTGTCTATTGTCGCCGACGACTGA
- the bin3 gene encoding bridging integrator 3 isoform X3: protein MACGPVSTNCYQTKNWTYSAFSALPSVSTIIYGVKAMSKAAVKISADLLSNPLCEQDQAFLESMTALDTAMRRMDSFNQEKVNQIQKTVIDPLKKYSGVFPSLNMAVKRREQALQDYKRLQAKVEKYEEKEKTGPIMVKLHQAKEELRPVREDFEVKNKQLLDEMPKFYHSRIDYFQPSFEALIRAQVVYFTEMYKIFSELTDQIDQAGLTDEQRERETEAKLSELRALSIVADD from the exons ATGGCCTGTG GTCCTGTCTCCACCAACTGCTACCAAACAAAGAACTGGACCTACTCTGCATTTAGTGCACTGCCTTCTGTATCCACCATCATTTATGGAGTCAAGG CCATGTCCAAAGCAGCAGTGAAGATTTCTGCAGACCTGCTGAGTAACCCGCTGTGTGAGCAGGATCAGGCCTTCCTAGAGTCCATGACTGCTTTAGATACAGCCATGAGAAGAATGGACTCATTCAACCAGGAGAAG GTCAACCAAATCCAGAAAACTGTTATTGACCCTCTgaaaaa GTACAGTGGTGTCTTCCCCAGCCTCAACATGGCAGTGAAACGTCGGGAACAGGCACTGCAGGACTATAAACGGTTGCAGGCCAAAGTGGAGAAgtatgaagagaaagaaaaaactgggCCCATTATGGTCAAACTACACCAG GCCAAAGAGGAGCTCCGACCAGTCAGGGAGGACTTTGAGGTCAAGAACAAGCAGCTGCTTGACGAAATGCCCAAGTTCTACCACAGCCGCATCGACTACTTCCAGCCCAGCTTTGAGGCTCTCATCCGGGCACAG GTGGTGTATTTCACTGAAATGTACAAGATCTTCAGCGAGTTAACAGATCAGATCGACCAGGCAGGGCTGACTGATgaacagagggagagggagacagaggccAAGCTCAGCGAGTTGCGTGCTCTGTCTATTGTCGCCGACGACTGA
- the bin3 gene encoding bridging integrator 3 isoform X5: protein MKKSTEADLGPVSTNCYQTKNWTYSAFSALPSVSTIIYGVKAMSKAAVKISADLLSNPLCEQDQAFLESMTALDTAMRRMDSFNQEKVNQIQKTVIDPLKKYSGVFPSLNMAVKRREQALQDYKRLQAKVEKYEEKEKTGPIMVKLHQAKEELRPVREDFEVKNKQLLDEMPKFYHSRIDYFQPSFEALIRAQVVYFTEMYKIFSELTDQIDQAGLTDEQRERETEAKLSELRALSIVADD, encoded by the exons GTCCTGTCTCCACCAACTGCTACCAAACAAAGAACTGGACCTACTCTGCATTTAGTGCACTGCCTTCTGTATCCACCATCATTTATGGAGTCAAGG CCATGTCCAAAGCAGCAGTGAAGATTTCTGCAGACCTGCTGAGTAACCCGCTGTGTGAGCAGGATCAGGCCTTCCTAGAGTCCATGACTGCTTTAGATACAGCCATGAGAAGAATGGACTCATTCAACCAGGAGAAG GTCAACCAAATCCAGAAAACTGTTATTGACCCTCTgaaaaa GTACAGTGGTGTCTTCCCCAGCCTCAACATGGCAGTGAAACGTCGGGAACAGGCACTGCAGGACTATAAACGGTTGCAGGCCAAAGTGGAGAAgtatgaagagaaagaaaaaactgggCCCATTATGGTCAAACTACACCAG GCCAAAGAGGAGCTCCGACCAGTCAGGGAGGACTTTGAGGTCAAGAACAAGCAGCTGCTTGACGAAATGCCCAAGTTCTACCACAGCCGCATCGACTACTTCCAGCCCAGCTTTGAGGCTCTCATCCGGGCACAG GTGGTGTATTTCACTGAAATGTACAAGATCTTCAGCGAGTTAACAGATCAGATCGACCAGGCAGGGCTGACTGATgaacagagggagagggagacagaggccAAGCTCAGCGAGTTGCGTGCTCTGTCTATTGTCGCCGACGACTGA